From one Rhopalosiphum padi isolate XX-2018 chromosome 2, ASM2088224v1, whole genome shotgun sequence genomic stretch:
- the LOC132922431 gene encoding protein takeout-like: MMATKFVVCLFLTCYVIVKNVESAKLQALPLPSYIGKGCLRDDPNLNECVVRKGAPVIDRLVKGDPKYRIPKLDPLVIPELTIKQGTKQVGLTMTCKNCELHGLRETRFVKARVDEKKRHVEWDFELDQCMFLGQYSVEGQVLILPIKGDGDANITVNGITFTYLYDYDLVKRANEKDYVDITKSELKFNANGMKLKLDNLFNGDKLLGDNMNLFLNENWRDLLKEFGPAIGDAFGTIMKNTLGSVSDLVPYDFIFPTS; this comes from the exons atgatggcGACGAAATTTGTGGTTTGTTTGTTTTTGACATGTTACGTGATCGTGAAAAATGTTGAATCGGCTAAGCTCCAAGCTCTACCGTTAC CATCGTACATCGGTAAAGGCTGTCTAAGGGACGATCCAAACTTAAATGAATGCGTCGTGCGCAAAGGAGCTCCGGTAATCGACCGTTTAGTCAAAGGTGACCCCAAGTACCGGATACCGAAATTGGATCCTTTGGTCATACCAGAGTTAACGATAAAACAGGGTACGAAACAAGTGGGTCTGACGATGACGTGCAAGAACTGCGAACTGCACGGACTAAGGGAGACGAGATTCGTCAAAGCCAG AGTGGACGAGAAAAAAAGACACGTAGAATGGGACTTTGAACTCGATCAATGTATGTTTTTGGGACAATATTCTGTAGAAGGACAAGTCCTGATATTGCCAATCAAAGGCGACGGAGACGCCAATATTACAGTTA acGGGATAACATTCACGTATTTGTACGACTACGATCTAGTCAAACGAGCGAACGAAAAAGACTATGTGGATATCACCAAGAGTGAATTGAAGTTCAATGCAAACGGGATGAAATTGAAATTAGATAATCTATTCAATGGCGACAAACTTTTGG gAGATAACATGAACCTATTTCTAAACGAGAACTGGCGAGATTTACTTAAGGAGTTTGGACCCGCTATCGGTGATGCCTTTGGAACAATAATGAAAAACACGCTGGGATCGGTGTCCGATCTAGTGCCGTACGACTTTATTTTCCCAACTagttaa